From a single Oreochromis niloticus isolate F11D_XX linkage group LG4, O_niloticus_UMD_NMBU, whole genome shotgun sequence genomic region:
- the si:ch211-76l23.4 gene encoding uncharacterized protein si:ch211-76l23.4 isoform X2, which yields MLVCSRGVFYARVLSFWYFLHFLHACHSLLLGRVKRSAAEELQNNRYILTLAGASAIMASKLSVLLLVLTVSAVTVLAQRRRPASKATDEWNYKEGSDRVNMRNVANLTEVLDNWRFDIISQMKGLLQNDHQSLLPDYARIQPLSEALDDLFKEFNALKTRLGDLTDKFTAIETFIDEVKTSRATSSSSSASTNTNANTNPNPNTSTSTNPNTGAAGAPVVRQRRVMRKKAPASS from the exons ATGCTTGTGTGTAGCAGGGGTGTGTTTTATGCTCGCGTTCTCTCCTTCTGGTACTTTCTGCACTTCTTGCATGCCTGTCACTCACTTCTGTTGGGACGAGTGAAAAGATCTGCAGCAGAGGAGCTGCAAAACAACAGGTACATATTAACATTAGCAG GTGCGAGTGCGATCATGGCCTCCAAGCTGAGCGTGCTGCTGCTGGTACTGACTGTCTCTGCCGTGACGGTGCTGGCCCAGAGGCGACGCCCGGCGTCCAAAGCCACCGACGAATGGAACTACAAGGAAGGCT CTGACAGGGTGAACATGCGCAATGTGGCCAACCTGACCGAGGTTCTGGACAACTGGCGGTTCGACATCATCAGCCAGATGAAAGGGCTCCTGCAGAATGACCACCAGTCTCTCCTGCCGGACTACGCCAG GATCCAGCCGCTGTCTGAGGCCTTAGACGACCTCTTCAAAGAGTTCAACGCCCTCAAGACTCGTCTGGGCGATCTGACCGATAAGTTCACCGCCATAGAAACTTTCATTGATGAGGTCAAAACCAGCCGCGCAACCAGCTCCAGCTCCAGCGCCAGCACCAACACCAACGCCAACACCAACCCGAACCCTAACACCAGCACCAGCACCAACCCCAACACTGGCGCTGCTGGGGCTCCAGTCGTCAGACAGAGGCGGGTGATGAGGAAAAAGGCCCCCGCCTCGTCCTAA
- the si:ch211-76l23.4 gene encoding probable basic-leucine zipper transcription factor H isoform X3 yields MASKLSVLLLVLTVSAVTVLAQRRRPASKATDEWNYKEGSDRVNMRNVANLTEVLDNWRFDIISQMKGLLQNDHQSLLPDYARIQPLSEALDDLFKEFNALKTRLGDLTDKFTAIETFIDEVKTSRATSSSSSASTNTNANTNPNPNTSTSTNPNTGAAGAPVVRQRRVMRKKAPASS; encoded by the exons ATGGCCTCCAAGCTGAGCGTGCTGCTGCTGGTACTGACTGTCTCTGCCGTGACGGTGCTGGCCCAGAGGCGACGCCCGGCGTCCAAAGCCACCGACGAATGGAACTACAAGGAAGGCT CTGACAGGGTGAACATGCGCAATGTGGCCAACCTGACCGAGGTTCTGGACAACTGGCGGTTCGACATCATCAGCCAGATGAAAGGGCTCCTGCAGAATGACCACCAGTCTCTCCTGCCGGACTACGCCAG GATCCAGCCGCTGTCTGAGGCCTTAGACGACCTCTTCAAAGAGTTCAACGCCCTCAAGACTCGTCTGGGCGATCTGACCGATAAGTTCACCGCCATAGAAACTTTCATTGATGAGGTCAAAACCAGCCGCGCAACCAGCTCCAGCTCCAGCGCCAGCACCAACACCAACGCCAACACCAACCCGAACCCTAACACCAGCACCAGCACCAACCCCAACACTGGCGCTGCTGGGGCTCCAGTCGTCAGACAGAGGCGGGTGATGAGGAAAAAGGCCCCCGCCTCGTCCTAA
- the lg4h16orf89 gene encoding UPF0764 protein C16orf89 homolog, translating to MMRVSVLRLAAALALFAAVCGSRAEVIDDILSSLSRGVSFLERQHEHINLDGVVGFVILQAELKEAVRTWPHTDPVSWAQRTTAVALVRRLDQSLEKANAALEQDDPKYYREFEPLLSWSFWLIPQEWYTTDPSLVYPSTMTTECYDEQLSDKCLTLLLGTWKMNGTPCIVTKPCRDTMTRFGCPHYSLSHQLLYFMIGKMKGCTNLLKGDTRASRANMTEQNYQRIFCSNMMKTNQDIKNGLTEQMVDIFIENILICGLSGFSDFHKADWLQHILRLQDEEVGCFGRDKSIISQIIGDELLEQLQPHRRVKRREKILPDGCSSHMTAVAVGALGGYLNYYLTEQDITKRPLS from the exons ATGATGCGGGTTTCGGTGCTCCGGCTGGCCGCAGCGCTGGCTCTGTTTGCCGCAGTGTGCGGCTCTCGGGCGGAGGTGATCGATGACATCCTGAGCAGCCTCTCCCGCGGAGTGTCCTTCCTGGAGCGGCAGCATGAGCACATCAACCTGGACGGAGTGGTGGGGTTCGTCATACTGCAGG CTGAGCTGAAGGAGGCGGTCCGGACGTGGCCTCACACCGACCCGGTCAGCTGGGCTCAGAGAACCACCGCCGTCGCTCTGGTCAGACGTCTCGACCAAAGTCTGGAGAAGGCTAACGCTGCACTGGAACAGGACGACCCAAAATACTACAGAG AGTTCGAGCCCCTGTTGTCGTGGAGTTTCTGGCTGATTCCTCAGGAATGGTACACCACAGATCCCAGCCTGGTTTATCCCTCCACCATGACAACTGAGTGTTACGACGAGCAGCTCAGTGACAAATGTCTGACCCTGCTGCTGGGAACCTG GAAGATGAATGGGACGCCATGCATCGTCACCAAGCCCTGCCGGGACACCATGACTCGTTTTGGGTGTCCACACTACTCTCTGTCCCACCAGCTTCTCTACTTCATGATCGGAAAAATG AAAGGCTGCACTAATCTGCTGAAAGGTGACACACGAGCATCCAGAGCAAACATGACTGAACAGAACTACCAGAGGATCTTCTGCTCCAACATGATGAAGACCAACCAGGACATCAAAAACGGTCTGACTGAACAGATGGTCGACATCTTCATCGAAAACA TCCTGATTTGTGGACTGTCTGGATTCTCTGACTTCCACAAAGCCGACTGGCTGCAGCACATTCTGAGGCTGCAGGACGAGGAGGTGGGCTGCTTTGGGAGAGACA AGAGCATCATCTCACAGATCATTGGAGACGAGCTGCTGGAACAGCTGCAGCCTCACAGGAGAGTGAAGAGGAGGGAGAAGATACTTCCAG ACGGCTGTTCCAGTCACATGACGGCGGTGGCGGTCGGTGCTCTGGGAGGATACCTGAACTACTACCTGACAGAACAGGACATTACGAAGAGGCCGCTCTCCTGA
- the alg1 gene encoding chitobiosyldiphosphodolichol beta-mannosyltransferase codes for MAPRSSCRALLAVSLLVLALLAGLFAAHSAVRWPAVSLAIAAALLPLWGRSLRRRDEGTSRRVCVLVLGDIGRSPRMQYHALSLSKHGYHVTFVGFSETKPHGDVLSEEKITIVPIAEVKGVRVGPKVVTYVTKVMVQSLQLLRVLLTMELQEHVLMQNPPGLPSIAVTWFVCLLRGSRFIIDWHNYGYTIMALSHGPAHPVVRLAKWYEHFFGPLASHNLCVTNAMKDDLQKNWSIKATTLYDRPASVFRETPLRLQHELFVRLAAVYPQFRHTGSEEAERTIFSVRDLADSTVTLRAERPALLLSSTSWTEDEDFSILLTALEEYEGFIKGGASLPPLLCVITGKGPQKEHYMKLIDSLHLEHVKICTPWLEAEDYPLLLGSADLGVCLHKSSSGLDLPMKVVDMFGCCLPVCAIHFNCLDELVKHEENGLIFKDSAELAEQLKALLSDFPSSDGKLGTFRRNLRASRGQCWDDNWDQNVLPLITAPR; via the exons ATGGCGCCGCGCAGCTCCTGCAGGGCTCTCCTGGCAGTTTCCCTGCTGGTTTTGGCGCTTTTAGCGGGACTTTTTGCGGCACACTCGGCTGTGCGGTGGCCCGCGGTGTCTCTGGCGATCGCTGCCGCGCTGCTGCCGCTGTGGGGCCGCAGCCTGCGGCGGCGGGACGAGGGGACCTCCCGGCGGGTCTGCGTGCTGGTGCTGGGGGACATCGGGCGCAGTCCTCGGATGCAGTATCACGCTTTATCCCTGAGTAAACACGGGTACCATGTGACCTTCGTGGGGTTTTCAG AAACCAAACCTCATGGAGACGTGCTGAGTGAGGAGAAGATCACCATAGTGCCCATCGCAGAGGTGAAAGGTGTCCGAG TCGGACCAAAAGTGGTCACGTATGTGACGAAGGTGATGGTTCAGTCCCTGCAGCTGCTGCGTGTCCTGCTGACGATGGAGCTGCAGGAGCATGTTCTGATGCAG AATCCTCCTGGGCTGCCCAGCATCGCAGTGACCTGGTTCGTGTGTTTGCTGCGTGGCAGCAGATTCATCATCGACTGGCACAACTACGGCTACACCATCATGGCGCTGAGCCACGGCCCGGCGCACCCCGTGGTCCGACTAGCAAAGTG GTACGAACACTTCTTCGGTCCTCTGGCGTCTCACAACCTGTGCGTCACCAACGCCATGAAGGACGACTTGCAGAAAAACTGGAGCATCAA GGCGACGACTCTGTACGACCGGCCGGCCTCCGTCTTCAGAGAGACTCCGCTGAGGCTGCAGCACGAGCTCTTCGTGAGGCTCGCCGCCGTTTATCCTCAGTTCAGACACACGGG GTCTGAGGAGGCGGAGAGGACCATCTTCTCAGTTCGTGACCTCGCTGACAGCACCGTGACCTTGAGGGCGGAGCGACCGGCGCTGCTGCTCAGCAGCACCAGCTGGACAG agGACGAAGATTTCTCCATCCTGCTGACGGCCCTCGAAG AGTACGAAGGTTTCATAAAGGGAGGAGCTTCCTTACCACCTTTACTCTGCGTGATCACAG GTAAGGGTCCTCAGAAGGAACACTACATGAAGCTCATCGACTCCCTGCACCTGGAGCACGTGAAGATCTGCACCCCCTGGCTGGAGGCTGAAGATTACCCTCTGCTTTTAG GCTCAGCAGATCTGGGTGTTTGTCTCCACAAGTCGTCCAGCGGTCTGGATCTGCCCATGAAGGTGGTGGACATGTTTGGCTGCTGCCTCCCCGTCTGCGCCATCCACTTCAACTG TTTGGATGAGCTGGTGAAGCACGAGGAGAACGGGCTGATCTTCAAAGACTCTGCAGAGCTCGCCGAGCAGCTGAAG GCTCTCCTGTCAGATTTTCCCAGTTCAGACGGCAAACTGGGAACCTTCAGGAGGAACCTCCGCGCCAGCAGGGGACAGTGCTGGGATGACAACTGGGACCAGAACGTCCTTCCTCTAATCACTGCTCCGAGATAA
- the ift70 gene encoding intraflagellar transport protein 70A isoform X1: MTAIKDGEYTATIYKLIKDGQYVDAIHILNGQLQKHTKSRAALSLLGFCYYHIQDFTNAAECYEQLTQLHPEVEEYKVYYAQSLYKAGAYPEATKASFALDNPSSQTKMVKLQACIKYCEEDYSAAKSLLEQLPPDDPDYVYNMGCLLYQDGKYEEACRKFMSAMQVLGYVPALSYNIALTYYSLKNHNQALKYIGEIIDRGIKEHPELSVGMTTEGIDIHSVGNTLVLHQSALIEAFNLKAAINYELKNLKTAQEALTDMPPRSDEELDPVTLHNQALLNMDTKPSEGFEKLAFLLQQPSFPPVTFGNLLLLYCKHEYFDLAADVLAENAHLTYKFLSPYMYEFLDALLTCQTAPEEAFRKFEEMNGKLAEQLRKLTKQLQETRLARDEELQKKAVQDFELMQEKYIVVLMAQAKIYWNRENFQMVEKIFRKSVEYCNDNDTWKLNVAHVLFMQNKYKEAIGFYEPIVKKHYDNVEQCNIQECPCKCKPSILNVSAVVLANLCVSYIMTSQNEEAEELMRKIEKEEEQISYDDPDKKVFHLCIVNLVIGTLYCAKGNYDFGISRVIKSLEPYNKKLGTDTWFYAKRCFLSLLENMSKHMVMLRDTVVQECIQFLEHCEVYGKEVPAIIEQPLEEVRIHIGKNTVTYEARLLKALFYEVIGWNK; encoded by the exons ATGACCGCTATAAAAGACGGAGAGTACACGGCTACGATCTACAAACTG ATTAAAGATGGTCAGTATGTGGATGCCATTCACATCCTGAACGGGCAGCTCCAAAAACACACCAAG TCCAGGGCGGCGCTGTCTCTGCTTGGTTTCTGCTACTATCACATCCAGGACTTCACCAACGCCGCCGAGTGCTACGAACAGCTCACGCAGCTGCACCCGGAGGTGGAGGAGTACAAAGTGTACTACGCCCAGTCCCTGTACAAAGCTGGTGCTTATCCCGAGGCCACCAAGGCTTCATTTGCACTCGACAACCCCAGCAGCCAAACCAag ATGGTCAAGCTGCAGGCCTGCATCAAATATTGTGAGGAAGATTATTCCGCTGCCAAG TCGCTGTTGGAGCAGCTGCCGCCGGACGACCCGGACTACGTCTACAATATGGGCTGTTTGCTTTACCAGGACGGCAAGTATGAGGAGGCCTGCAGGAAGTTCATGTCCGCCATGCAAGTGCTGGGATACGTGCCAG CGTTGTCCTACAACATCGCCCTGACTTATTACAGCCTGAAGAACCACAATCAGGCCCTCAAGTATATCGGGGAGATCATAGACCGTGGAATCAAGGAACATCCAG AGCTGAGTGTTGGAATGACGACCGAAGGCATCGACATCCACAGCGTGGGAAACACGCTGGTCCTGCATCAGTCGGCCCTGATCGAAGCCTTTAACCTCAAAGCTGCAATCAATTATGAGCTGAAGAACT TGAAAACAGCTCAGGAGGCTCTGACGGACATGCCCCCGAGATCGGATGAG GAACTGGACCCAGTGACACTCCACAACCAGGCTCTGTTGAACATGGACACGAAGCCGTCGGAGGGCTTCGAGAAGCTGGCCTTCCTCCTGCAGCAGCCCTCCTTCCCCCCCGTCACCTTTGgaaacctgctgctgctctACTGCAAACACGAG TACTTTGACCTGGCAGCTGATGTCCTGGCAGAAAACGCACATCTCACCTACAAGTTCCTCTCCCCG tacaTGTACGAGTTTCTTGATGCTTTGTTGACCTGCCAGACGGCACCAGAGGAG GCTTTCAGGAAGTTTGAAGAGATGAACGGAAAACTGGCGGAACAGCTACGCAAGCTAACAAAGCAG CTGCAGGAAACCAGGCTGGCTCGAGATGAGGAACTGCAGAAGAAAGCTGTGCAGGACTTCGAACTGATGCAGGAAAA GTACATCGTGGTCCTCATGGCTCAGGCTAAGATCTACTGGAACCGCGAGAACTTCCAGATGGTGGAGAAGATTTTCCGGAAGTCGGTGGAGTACTGCAACGATAACGACACCTGGAAGCTGAACGTGGCTcatgtgctcttcatgcagAACAAGTACAAGGAGGCTATCGGCTTCTACGAGCCCATCGTCAAGAAGCACTACGACAAT GTGGAGCAGTGTAACATACAGGAGTGTCCCTGCAAGTGCAAACCAtcg ATCCTGAACGTGAGCGCCGTGGTCCTAGCCAACCTGTGCGTGTCCTACATCATGACGAGCCAAAACGAAGAG GCTGAAGAGCTGATGAGGAAGattgagaaagaagaggagcagatcTCCTACGACGACCCCGACAAAAAGGTCTTTCACCTCTGCATCGTCAACCTGGTCATCGG GACGCTGTACTGTGCAAAGGGAAACTACGACTTTGGTATCTCCCGTGTCATCAAGAGCCTGGAGCCTTACAACAAGAAG cTGGGAACGGACACATGGTTCTACGCCAAGCGCTGTTTCCTGTCCCTGCTGGAGAACATGTCCAAACACATGGTCATGCTGAGGGACACCGTGGTACAGGAGTGCATTCAGTTCCTGGAGCACTGCGAGG TTTACGGGAAGGAGGTGCCGGCCATCATCGAGCAGCCTCTGGAGGAGGTCCGCATTCACATCGGCAAGAACACCGTCACCTACGAGGCTCGGCTTCTCAAGGCCCTGTTCTATGAGGTGATTGGTTGGAACAAGTGA
- the ift70 gene encoding intraflagellar transport protein 70A isoform X2, giving the protein MTAIKDGEYTATIYKLIKDGQYVDAIHILNGQLQKHTKSRAALSLLGFCYYHIQDFTNAAECYEQLTQLHPEVEEYKVYYAQSLYKAGAYPEATKASFALDNPSSQTKMVKLQACIKYCEEDYSAAKSLLEQLPPDDPDYVYNMGCLLYQDGKYEEACRKFMSAMQVLGYVPALSYNIALTYYSLKNHNQALKYIGEIIDRGIKEHPELSVGMTTEGIDIHSVGNTLVLHQSALIEAFNLKAAINYELKNLKTAQEALTDMPPRSDEELDPVTLHNQALLNMDTKPSEGFEKLAFLLQQPSFPPVTFGNLLLLYCKHEYFDLAADVLAENAHLTYKFLSPYMYEFLDALLTCQTAPEEAFRKFEEMNGKLAEQLRKLTKQLQETRLARDEELQKKAVQDFELMQEKYIVVLMAQAKIYWNRENFQMVEKIFRKSVEYCNDNDTWKLNVAHVLFMQNKYKEAIGFYEPIVKKHYDNILNVSAVVLANLCVSYIMTSQNEEAEELMRKIEKEEEQISYDDPDKKVFHLCIVNLVIGTLYCAKGNYDFGISRVIKSLEPYNKKLGTDTWFYAKRCFLSLLENMSKHMVMLRDTVVQECIQFLEHCEVYGKEVPAIIEQPLEEVRIHIGKNTVTYEARLLKALFYEVIGWNK; this is encoded by the exons ATGACCGCTATAAAAGACGGAGAGTACACGGCTACGATCTACAAACTG ATTAAAGATGGTCAGTATGTGGATGCCATTCACATCCTGAACGGGCAGCTCCAAAAACACACCAAG TCCAGGGCGGCGCTGTCTCTGCTTGGTTTCTGCTACTATCACATCCAGGACTTCACCAACGCCGCCGAGTGCTACGAACAGCTCACGCAGCTGCACCCGGAGGTGGAGGAGTACAAAGTGTACTACGCCCAGTCCCTGTACAAAGCTGGTGCTTATCCCGAGGCCACCAAGGCTTCATTTGCACTCGACAACCCCAGCAGCCAAACCAag ATGGTCAAGCTGCAGGCCTGCATCAAATATTGTGAGGAAGATTATTCCGCTGCCAAG TCGCTGTTGGAGCAGCTGCCGCCGGACGACCCGGACTACGTCTACAATATGGGCTGTTTGCTTTACCAGGACGGCAAGTATGAGGAGGCCTGCAGGAAGTTCATGTCCGCCATGCAAGTGCTGGGATACGTGCCAG CGTTGTCCTACAACATCGCCCTGACTTATTACAGCCTGAAGAACCACAATCAGGCCCTCAAGTATATCGGGGAGATCATAGACCGTGGAATCAAGGAACATCCAG AGCTGAGTGTTGGAATGACGACCGAAGGCATCGACATCCACAGCGTGGGAAACACGCTGGTCCTGCATCAGTCGGCCCTGATCGAAGCCTTTAACCTCAAAGCTGCAATCAATTATGAGCTGAAGAACT TGAAAACAGCTCAGGAGGCTCTGACGGACATGCCCCCGAGATCGGATGAG GAACTGGACCCAGTGACACTCCACAACCAGGCTCTGTTGAACATGGACACGAAGCCGTCGGAGGGCTTCGAGAAGCTGGCCTTCCTCCTGCAGCAGCCCTCCTTCCCCCCCGTCACCTTTGgaaacctgctgctgctctACTGCAAACACGAG TACTTTGACCTGGCAGCTGATGTCCTGGCAGAAAACGCACATCTCACCTACAAGTTCCTCTCCCCG tacaTGTACGAGTTTCTTGATGCTTTGTTGACCTGCCAGACGGCACCAGAGGAG GCTTTCAGGAAGTTTGAAGAGATGAACGGAAAACTGGCGGAACAGCTACGCAAGCTAACAAAGCAG CTGCAGGAAACCAGGCTGGCTCGAGATGAGGAACTGCAGAAGAAAGCTGTGCAGGACTTCGAACTGATGCAGGAAAA GTACATCGTGGTCCTCATGGCTCAGGCTAAGATCTACTGGAACCGCGAGAACTTCCAGATGGTGGAGAAGATTTTCCGGAAGTCGGTGGAGTACTGCAACGATAACGACACCTGGAAGCTGAACGTGGCTcatgtgctcttcatgcagAACAAGTACAAGGAGGCTATCGGCTTCTACGAGCCCATCGTCAAGAAGCACTACGACAAT ATCCTGAACGTGAGCGCCGTGGTCCTAGCCAACCTGTGCGTGTCCTACATCATGACGAGCCAAAACGAAGAG GCTGAAGAGCTGATGAGGAAGattgagaaagaagaggagcagatcTCCTACGACGACCCCGACAAAAAGGTCTTTCACCTCTGCATCGTCAACCTGGTCATCGG GACGCTGTACTGTGCAAAGGGAAACTACGACTTTGGTATCTCCCGTGTCATCAAGAGCCTGGAGCCTTACAACAAGAAG cTGGGAACGGACACATGGTTCTACGCCAAGCGCTGTTTCCTGTCCCTGCTGGAGAACATGTCCAAACACATGGTCATGCTGAGGGACACCGTGGTACAGGAGTGCATTCAGTTCCTGGAGCACTGCGAGG TTTACGGGAAGGAGGTGCCGGCCATCATCGAGCAGCCTCTGGAGGAGGTCCGCATTCACATCGGCAAGAACACCGTCACCTACGAGGCTCGGCTTCTCAAGGCCCTGTTCTATGAGGTGATTGGTTGGAACAAGTGA
- the si:ch211-76l23.4 gene encoding uncharacterized protein si:ch211-76l23.4 isoform X1 — MLVCSRGVFYARVLSFWYFLHFLHACHSLLLGRVKRSAAEELQNNRYILTLADHLLLLPAGASAIMASKLSVLLLVLTVSAVTVLAQRRRPASKATDEWNYKEGSDRVNMRNVANLTEVLDNWRFDIISQMKGLLQNDHQSLLPDYARIQPLSEALDDLFKEFNALKTRLGDLTDKFTAIETFIDEVKTSRATSSSSSASTNTNANTNPNPNTSTSTNPNTGAAGAPVVRQRRVMRKKAPASS; from the exons ATGCTTGTGTGTAGCAGGGGTGTGTTTTATGCTCGCGTTCTCTCCTTCTGGTACTTTCTGCACTTCTTGCATGCCTGTCACTCACTTCTGTTGGGACGAGTGAAAAGATCTGCAGCAGAGGAGCTGCAAAACAACAGGTACATATTAACATTAGCAG ATCATCTGCTGCTTCTGCCTGCAGGTGCGAGTGCGATCATGGCCTCCAAGCTGAGCGTGCTGCTGCTGGTACTGACTGTCTCTGCCGTGACGGTGCTGGCCCAGAGGCGACGCCCGGCGTCCAAAGCCACCGACGAATGGAACTACAAGGAAGGCT CTGACAGGGTGAACATGCGCAATGTGGCCAACCTGACCGAGGTTCTGGACAACTGGCGGTTCGACATCATCAGCCAGATGAAAGGGCTCCTGCAGAATGACCACCAGTCTCTCCTGCCGGACTACGCCAG GATCCAGCCGCTGTCTGAGGCCTTAGACGACCTCTTCAAAGAGTTCAACGCCCTCAAGACTCGTCTGGGCGATCTGACCGATAAGTTCACCGCCATAGAAACTTTCATTGATGAGGTCAAAACCAGCCGCGCAACCAGCTCCAGCTCCAGCGCCAGCACCAACACCAACGCCAACACCAACCCGAACCCTAACACCAGCACCAGCACCAACCCCAACACTGGCGCTGCTGGGGCTCCAGTCGTCAGACAGAGGCGGGTGATGAGGAAAAAGGCCCCCGCCTCGTCCTAA